The genome window cgaggcagggtagcactacaaagcctttacaaagttccactagctttagaaaacccgctacagtttctgagAAGGGTGAtaaaggaatccctcgtccgaaaagccatcgcagcatgatcgacccgagaacctccctataccacagctcctctaccgccccttgcccctttcgggtaaggtagtcctccactagctttcctaattagtccgccaaggacgtcccataccacccttgtggtagtactgttttccgggtggtcgctccatgttccaattaacacaatgatcttgtcatgaacaataattaaatcaacaATAAAATTGGAACATGGTCATAATTCAgtataacattaatcccaaaaccaggtagagcaatagcaaatctacctaatagttcatttgtttgcaaggtgtgggataaacaacacTAGGGTAatttattaggtcccatcaaattaacctggacATATCACATTAATTAACAGAAACATTATTAGgtagagaaaagtgatcaagggcataacttgtctTAGACTTGAGATTCCCAGGTACTTCACCAAATTGGTCTTCGGGTGACTCATAACCTCGCCGCTACTCGTAGTAATACATACAAATAGATAAGAAGTACATAAaataacaatacaccaaacatgagaacaaacaacgtaagaatattctacactATGCTACGAGAGCGCATCACTACCAGAATcgcgttctttgtcgagtgtctaagacactcggcaaaggctattttacactcagcaaaggctttgccgagtgtaacactcggcaaagaacactcggcaaagatttcatcggcaaagggttctttgccgagtgcttttttcggacactcggcaaagactttgccgagtgtcaaaaagcactcggcaaagaaaaacactcggcaaattaagaatcgaaaaaataaaaaaaaaacagcaaaccattttttaaattctaggaacaactctccaaccctaccctattaccttacctgttgccctatcatttttcacttaTATGttgttttgtaaatggtgagattcgaactcgcaacctctctctcgcgcataccctcctataccactacactactacaccaattatgtttatattacgtttccattccccatgtattataacaaatcgagagtaatttgattatttaaggcactaaataagttcatttgaaaatgtgaccaactataaagttgcataactttttgagatctaaaagttttattttaatagtttctacatccgagaccgtttatcaaatttgaattttaaatttaaaaacttcacacgaaattttcaatgataagatgatttcaaataaaaaattgtcaactacaaagtttcattacatttcaagacctacaacttttattttggtggtttttccatccgagacaatttgaaaaaattcaaatttcaaaattcaaacatagttttgcataacaagatgatttcaaactaaaacattgtcaactacaaagtttcataactcttcaatacctacaactttcatgtgggtggtttttcctttcgaagtagttttcaaaattcaaattttaaattttttaaattcagacatagttttcgttgacaatatgacttcaaatgaaaaagttgtcaactataaacttctataacttctcaagatctacaacgtttattttggttgtttggtaatttgtttatctcagatgatggttctaacaatatgcacaaattctatacgtctctctcgtagtttcataaactacgagagagatataggttttatgaacaaatttatttttattttgtcatatgaagaaatgttcaatacataaattgtacatcatgatgagttatacaaatttgtagttgaaaactttttcatttgaattaatttactactttaaaatgtgatttttaaattgtctttgcgttggagaaaaaacactcggcaaagagctctttgccgagtgttgtatttgtgacactcggcaaagagccctttgccgagtgtcaaaaaaagacactcggcaaagaaactctttgccgagtgtcaaaaataaaacactcggcaaagagcttcttcgccgagtattttcttttaccgagggttttttgcgtggcactcggcaaagagctctttaccgagtgcccgaaataaaacaGTCGGCAAAAAGCCAAATTCTGGTAGTGTATGTTTGAGAATGACTAAATTTTGAGTTATGATTGAAGAGAGATAGTTTTcgaaagatctatgtgattaactAATTAGATATAGCTCCCTCGCTGGACCCCGAACGCCAGAGCAGCCCGATTCCGACCACGGCGGCCGCCaaactatctctctctctctgcgtatTCCCGACGAGGCACTTGCGTGCGCCATTTTCTGGAGGCGGTGGAGGTCAGGCTGTGTGtgtggtgggggggggggggggggggacgagAGGGGCTAGAGGTCTTGATATAGGGACAAGCCTCGGCCGGATGAACGGTCTGGCCGAGCCCGAGGAGGAGGGGGATTGTTATGCGCGTCAGCGCGTGTATCAGTAGCATCTGCCATGGCAAGAAGAAAGGCCTGGATAGTGGGGTCCACATGAGAGCGGCACTGATGATGAGTCAGCGCGGGTGCGAGGGCTGTagaggcagccccatccgtcagTGTTGGCGCTGAGGTGCGGCCGCGCCCCAGACCTGCGCAGGAAAAAATGGGCCACGCGTCCGTGGCTTTTGGCCCACGCAGGTAGGGAtccctttcttttccttttttttgttttttccttTTCTGTTCAATTTTAAACTCCAATTTAACTCAAACAAAGTTCAAACTTGTTTTTATTTTAAGTTCAAGTTTAGTGCAGGAAGACAGAAACTCCAGCATGTATGTAATGCAAAGTCAccctattttatttatttattactttATCCTTTCCATTATATGTTTCTAGATATCATGATAAAACACATAAAGCAATATTTAGTTTGGGAAATATTTTCTAATGTATAACTACACCAGGATATGTTTTTAGCTTAAATCCTTTAGAGAGTACTTTTAATTCGATAGTGGGATAACAAATTTTATATGGGTCTCTTTTAATTAACTCCTTATTAGGAAGGATGTTTATTTTAGGGGATATAAAAGGTGGGAAGAAGAAAGAGTACTTCGTTACAAAATATTAGTTTCCCATATTCCAAAGGTAGGATTTTAAAATGTTACACCTGACACACATAAGGACGAGGCAAATTACCATCCCTGAAACTGAAAGAGGGACCGGTTAGCAACAGAGTAAGGTGTCATTTGATTTAAATATTAGTGACATAATAGGTAACCGATAACGTCATattatgtttgtttaagtctaatGATAATCGATACCACACTAAAAATGGATATCAGCTTATTCATACTTGTTACACCGGTATTCGATTGTGAATCATTACTATTACCATTTaagttacatttcgtgaacccaTCATattatgtttgtttaagtctaacGATAATCGATACCACACTAAAAATGGATATCAGCTTATTCATACTTGTTACACCGGTATTCGATTGTGAATCATTACTATTACCATTTaagttacatttcgtgaaccaaacgacACCAAAAGGTAACAAGAATCCTAAATCAAAACCCCAATACTTTGCCCAACTTGTTTAGTATCGTCTTTCGTATACATGCACGGTGGTTTTCGCTGCAACCAAGCACATTTGCAAAAAGAAACATGGATCCGAAAAATGGAATAGCTATTTTTTAAAAAGTCTATAAGTAAACCTCCTCTACATTTCCCTTGCAATAACGATGTCAAGAACCGGCTATAAAAGCATTTCATATCCACTCGATTTTTCTTAAGAGCTGGCCACGGAAACCATTTCGTACTCTCTCGTCCTCCTGTTCTTCGAACAGAGGAAGAAAGCTCCTCCGCGCCACTGCTGGAAGAAGAGGAGCGCCGACAGTAGCAGTGCTCCGCAAGGTATGACGATGTCCCAAGCGAGGCTGAAGAGGTCGTCACGAGGGCCTGCATACATGTAAGATGGTCTCAGGCTTGGAACAAAGTGCTGTCTCCTGAACACATCGTACACATGAGGCAGGACACGGATCAAGGTGCTTCCGATGTAGAACCCTGGGGAGAGGGCTCTAACTTTGGAGTCTGAGAACACGTTTAGGATCACTTGAGGGAGCAGGAACCCATCGAGTATCAGTCCACAATAAGACACAAGGTCCTCCCAGAACGCATGCTGCTCAACTGGCTTCAAGTGTACAACCTGCCTTAGCATTCTTCGGCTGTGGTTTGACCTCATGTGAACAACCCAAGTAATAGCTCCGCCAATGATGTACAGTGGCAGGCATATCCAGAGCACTTTCTTCTCGGCAGCCCATGACTCGGCTTTGCTTGCATCCACGGACCGTGCGGACCAGGCCTGCTGAAGAAGCCGCAGCTGCAGCAGAAAGGTTACCATGGTAATGATCCGCACCATGACTTCGTTCACCTCAAGCCATCCGCCACCTGAGAGTGGAACGGTCTGCTTGTTGCTGTTCTTGAAGAGAGCGTCAAAGTTCAGCACGAGAGGGATCATGTAACCCAAAGCCAGAACGACCAGCATGGTGATCGACATGGCGGGAAGTGCTTCAGGGACCTTGTTGACATGAAATAGCTGCACAGCAATGAAGACGCACGCCAGTGTCATAGAGATCAAGGTCATGGTGCTTTCTATGTCCATTCTCCAGATTGATGCATCCACTTGCTCTACGTACATCCCATATGAAGCAATGTCCAGCGTTTCAAAGAAAAGAGGGTCAGTCTTCTTCCTCAAGCTTTTGATCGCCCCTTTCACATGCTGTGCAACTTTTGCATCTAAAGAAGAAAACTGAGCAGTCACCAGGATTTCACAATCTGACGAGACATTAAGCTCGCGACAAGCGATCATGCAAAGGGAACCTGTCTTAGTATCATAAACACCCTCGGCAGAGATATGTCGACGATGGAATGATTCTAGAGACCATTTCCCAACATAGTAGATATCATAGCTGACATTAAGCAGCCTTTGCTTCATCTCGGCTGTGACATGGCGAGAAAAGGGATCTTGAACCACCAAAGAGTTACCATCAAACAACATTGACCCAATTGTGACAGGTGAGGCATATCCAGAGCCGCCTCCTCTCTTCACGAAAAAACGGAACACCAAGTCCTGGTATGAATTGCTATCTGGGAACTTCCCTTTCCTGTTCTTGTTCAATCCAGATTTCTCATAGTATTTCATAGCCTCGTCCACCTTTGTGTAATTATACTTCAAACCAGAAAGATTGCCCCTATAGTTGGGAGTGATTGCACTAGAACCGGCAGCGACGGCCTCACCACTTTTCAGACTTGCATTCCAGACCAGACCAGCAGAAAAGCTCCGTTGCTGTAACGACCACACTGCCGGGAACCAGAAGCTCATCCCAATTCCACACTCACCTACTGCCAAATCTGCACGGGATGGCCCCGACTTCACCACGTGACACCCTTTGAGGCAAAGCCGGCTGCTCTTCTGATCCCAGAATCCATCCACCACGACGGCCTTCTCGCCCAGCATGAAGTAGTACCTTGATAACTCTGTCTGGTTAGTGAACGCCACATAAGCACGGACAGCGCCGTCATCGTTGCAGTGCATCCGGTTGACATACATGTAGCTTTGGTGAATCCCGAGTGAAGATGCGGTCGACTCGCTGCCACTCGGGTAGTCCAACCTGAACGGCGATTTGAGCATGGAACTGAGATGGGCGCACGAGAAATTCCTATTCTCGAACACCTGGAGCGCATCAAGCCTCCCCGCAGGCGGCGGCGGGCAGGAGGCGCTCTCCCCGTACGCGTAGCCCTCCTGGGTGTAGGCGACGAGTGAGATGGGCTCGATGGGGCTGATGGTGTCAACGTTCTCGAGGCGACCGGTGACGAAGGGCCGCGTCACGTTGGCGGGGCTGGGAAAGCCGAGACGGAGCACGACGGGGAGGAAGTGCACGGGCGAGCCGTCGGCGGCGCGCCCGGACCCGGTGCCGACCATGCAGAGGTCCCCGGACCCGGTGGAGTAGTAGCCCTCCAGGCCGAAGGTGATGGAGCCGCGCCGCCCCGTGAAGCGCGGGAGGCGCGGGCGGAAGTGGCGCGCGCGGCCGTCGTACTCGAAGAGGTTCCGGCCGCCGCGGTCGCGGAACGGGCGCCGCCCGCCGGAGACGGTGAGAGTGGCGGAGACGTGGAGGAGCGAGGCGTTGGTGGTGCGGGCGACGGAGGAGGGGAGCAACGAGAAGGAGCGCGGCTGGGAGGAGGGGTCGGGGCCGAAGATGCGGTCCCCGCCGACGAAGTACCCGGTGGAGAcctc of Zea mays cultivar B73 chromosome 8, Zm-B73-REFERENCE-NAM-5.0, whole genome shotgun sequence contains these proteins:
- the LOC100277895 gene encoding uncharacterized protein LOC100277895, with the translated sequence MGEGRGRRDLTPRFLSTSQMAPPSANRSHQQLVVLPVLLLLLIRIPASAVAAADTSLSTLSYSHHCPNLPSALDLPGGEVSALGPDARVPVPEVSTGYFVGGDRIFGPDPSSQPRSFSLLPSSVARTTNASLLHVSATLTVSGGRRPFRDRGGRNLFEYDGRARHFRPRLPRFTGRRGSITFGLEGYYSTGSGDLCMVGTGSGRAADGSPVHFLPVVLRLGFPSPANVTRPFVTGRLENVDTISPIEPISLVAYTQEGYAYGESASCPPPPAGRLDALQVFENRNFSCAHLSSMLKSPFRLDYPSGSESTASSLGIHQSYMYVNRMHCNDDGAVRAYVAFTNQTELSRYYFMLGEKAVVVDGFWDQKSSRLCLKGCHVVKSGPSRADLAVGECGIGMSFWFPAVWSLQQRSFSAGLVWNASLKSGEAVAAGSSAITPNYRGNLSGLKYNYTKVDEAMKYYEKSGLNKNRKGKFPDSNSYQDLVFRFFVKRGGGSGYASPVTIGSMLFDGNSLVVQDPFSRHVTAEMKQRLLNVSYDIYYVGKWSLESFHRRHISAEGVYDTKTGSLCMIACRELNVSSDCEILVTAQFSSLDAKVAQHVKGAIKSLRKKTDPLFFETLDIASYGMYVEQVDASIWRMDIESTMTLISMTLACVFIAVQLFHVNKVPEALPAMSITMLVVLALGYMIPLVLNFDALFKNSNKQTVPLSGGGWLEVNEVMVRIITMVTFLLQLRLLQQAWSARSVDASKAESWAAEKKVLWICLPLYIIGGAITWVVHMRSNHSRRMLRQVVHLKPVEQHAFWEDLVSYCGLILDGFLLPQVILNVFSDSKVRALSPGFYIGSTLIRVLPHVYDVFRRQHFVPSLRPSYMYAGPRDDLFSLAWDIVIPCGALLLSALLFFQQWRGGAFFLCSKNRRTREYEMVSVASS